A genomic region of Sideroxydans sp. CL21 contains the following coding sequences:
- a CDS encoding EAL domain-containing protein codes for MNAKFLHLTSSPRSEHSAVRQLSKFLLPVDEDTTCMEVLRYFLSDAKLYALPVVDKNNIPVGLIDRHVFVEYFTRQYVPEIHGKKPVLNFLKEGLAVTAATAPIIIDEATCIDDVAQMIIGAGMQHMVTGFIVTGDGEYLGVANGHDLLNEITLRKQADLYFLAHFDHLTGLPNRMLFGDRLMQACRDALRNNTLVGLMFVDVDRFKQVNDSLGHGFGDMLLCSISERLKSCARESDTVARLGGDEFAILMDNLKETDDPVVMAQRIVDSMQEPLQISGHSLLITVSIGIAIYPTDDTDVTALLTKADTAMYEAKSSGRNGYRIYAPGLSMYNSAQMSLDTELRSAVRNNEFVLHYQPKVSLNNGQVIGVEALIRWQHPTRGLLSPVHFIPLAEENGVIVEIGNWVLRQACIQHCQWNKAGLPSIHVAVNVSALQFRKMGFIETVKSVFLETGIDPRYIEIELTESTLMQNAAGVLETLNELKAIGVRLSIDDFGTGYSNLNYLKQFPIDCLKIDQSFIRDIDTTPVNESIVRAIVALANSMSMQTIAEGTESQSELDVVKRCLCDVAQGYHYAKPLAPDDFSKWLNSTQKFALPDV; via the coding sequence ATGAACGCGAAATTTCTGCACTTAACTTCAAGTCCAAGATCAGAACATTCAGCTGTACGACAATTATCAAAATTTCTGCTGCCCGTAGATGAAGACACAACCTGCATGGAGGTACTCAGGTATTTCCTGTCCGATGCAAAGCTCTATGCTTTGCCGGTAGTAGATAAGAACAACATTCCCGTCGGACTCATCGACAGACATGTTTTCGTCGAGTACTTCACCCGTCAGTATGTTCCGGAAATTCACGGCAAGAAGCCAGTGCTAAATTTTCTGAAAGAAGGCTTGGCTGTAACCGCTGCAACTGCGCCTATCATTATCGACGAAGCCACTTGTATTGATGATGTGGCACAAATGATCATTGGCGCAGGAATGCAGCACATGGTTACCGGGTTCATTGTTACCGGAGACGGTGAATATCTGGGCGTCGCCAACGGCCACGACCTGCTCAACGAGATTACTTTGCGCAAGCAGGCTGACCTCTACTTTCTTGCACATTTCGATCATTTGACCGGGTTACCTAACCGTATGCTATTTGGGGATCGTTTGATGCAAGCCTGTCGAGATGCCCTGCGCAACAATACTTTGGTGGGGCTGATGTTTGTCGATGTCGATCGTTTCAAGCAAGTCAATGACTCTCTGGGTCACGGCTTTGGCGACATGCTTCTGTGCTCAATTTCGGAGCGTTTAAAATCCTGCGCCCGTGAATCCGATACCGTTGCCCGTCTGGGTGGAGATGAATTCGCCATTTTGATGGACAATCTGAAAGAGACAGATGACCCAGTGGTTATGGCGCAGAGGATCGTCGACTCCATGCAGGAGCCATTGCAAATCTCAGGACATTCCCTGCTAATTACCGTCAGCATCGGGATTGCCATTTATCCAACTGACGACACCGATGTCACCGCTTTGCTTACCAAGGCCGATACTGCCATGTATGAGGCAAAATCGAGTGGACGCAATGGATATCGCATCTACGCACCCGGTCTTTCCATGTACAACAGCGCACAAATGTCGCTGGATACTGAGCTCAGAAGTGCAGTAAGAAACAATGAATTCGTGCTTCACTACCAGCCTAAAGTCAGTCTAAATAACGGTCAGGTGATCGGAGTCGAAGCACTTATACGATGGCAGCACCCTACACGGGGCCTGCTTTCACCGGTTCATTTCATTCCACTTGCCGAAGAAAACGGTGTAATTGTGGAAATTGGAAACTGGGTCTTGCGTCAGGCTTGCATCCAACATTGCCAATGGAATAAAGCCGGCCTGCCATCCATTCATGTAGCGGTCAACGTCTCCGCCCTTCAGTTTCGGAAAATGGGCTTTATAGAAACAGTTAAGTCAGTTTTTTTAGAAACAGGGATAGACCCGCGCTACATTGAGATTGAATTAACAGAAAGCACTTTGATGCAGAACGCTGCCGGCGTTCTGGAAACACTTAACGAATTAAAAGCAATTGGCGTACGGTTATCCATCGATGACTTTGGAACCGGATACTCAAACTTGAACTATCTTAAACAATTCCCCATTGACTGTCTCAAAATCGATCAATCATTTATTCGGGACATCGATACAACTCCTGTCAACGAATCCATCGTGCGAGCGATAGTCGCTTTGGCAAATAGCATGTCAATGCAGACTATCGCTGAAGGCACAGAGAGCCAGTCCGAATTGGATGTTGTAAAACGTTGCTTATGTGACGTGGCCCAAGGATATCATTACGCCAAACCACTCGCTCCGGATGATTTTTCCAAGTGGCTAAACAGCACTCAAAAATTTGCGCTACCAGACGTATAA
- a CDS encoding archaeosortase/exosortase family protein codes for MQPKAGLRSPLVLMMVFVGLLVTMQFGWSYFRGTALERLVVDELTVKPAAWLIARITPEIAVRPIGSRISAPGGGINILNGCDGMDVVLLFVSAMLIAPIPGHRRLLGILAGGGLIYVCNQLRILGLFYSYRSDKSMFSLLHGMIAPIVLILIATAFFAFWLGMHNRDQKIQIK; via the coding sequence TTGCAACCCAAAGCGGGTTTACGCTCACCACTCGTTCTGATGATGGTATTCGTTGGCCTGTTAGTGACTATGCAATTTGGGTGGAGCTATTTCCGTGGTACGGCATTGGAGCGGTTGGTCGTAGACGAACTGACTGTGAAGCCTGCTGCATGGCTTATCGCGCGCATCACTCCTGAAATTGCTGTTCGGCCGATAGGCAGCCGTATTAGTGCCCCCGGCGGCGGCATCAATATTCTCAATGGGTGCGACGGAATGGATGTCGTTTTACTGTTTGTTTCAGCGATGCTGATAGCTCCGATCCCGGGGCATCGGCGTCTATTGGGTATCCTGGCCGGTGGCGGTTTAATTTATGTTTGCAATCAGCTTAGAATTCTTGGCCTGTTTTATTCCTACCGGTCTGATAAATCAATGTTCAGTTTGCTGCATGGCATGATCGCACCAATCGTGTTGATTCTCATTGCTACTGCTTTTTTTGCTTTCTGGCTCGGCATGCACAATCGTGATCAAAAGATCCAGATCAAGTAA
- a CDS encoding S8 family serine peptidase produces MNRLQAGQGVDLIVEYESAAVEQEAAKRRQLTQRHLDDAGILDYKATQYKILKQQVDGTFSSQEITHLKDYSHLPMSFKHVQTLAALNALIAHPGIKAIFENGQLHHVLTKSLPMVNQPQVAAVGETGGGTTVAVIDDGIDYTNAAFGSCTAPGIPAACHVIASVLFGTGTTDTSHGTNVSAIVLGMAPTTRIAMLNAFSGTTAYFSDVISAINWTIANQSAYNIAAINMSLGDGSKNTAPCSNARTNPFVTPVNSAMSAGITVVASSGNDAYTNAIGSPACTPGIISVGAVYDANYGGLTWGANLCTDLSTAADLVTCFSDSASFLTMLAPGAIITAAGITMAGTSQASPHVAGAVAVLRSAFPAETLSQTQARLINGGVQVTDPRNGLVKPRLNLLESARPADDMFANRFLLSGGSGSTSGTSLLATKEARERNHAGNSGGASVWWKWIAPSSGQVSLNTHGSGFDTLLAVYTGASVSALTPIAANDNDGTAGGTSGLLFEAIAGQEYEIAVDGFNGAAGSVVLNWSLNTTATAAMSVNITGPTNASSGNAIPYTVTVTNAGPQTATNVVVTITLPAGANFVSGPAGCSANISTITCMPGNIANGANISLLIQIMLSNGVAMESISANVSSDLPNPAPAGSTTNIQVAVSGNNDNDVPALPWWGQLILATILGGIAITTRKRT; encoded by the coding sequence GTGAATCGCCTGCAGGCCGGGCAAGGGGTTGATTTAATCGTCGAGTATGAATCTGCCGCAGTCGAACAAGAAGCCGCCAAACGACGACAACTCACCCAACGGCATTTAGACGATGCGGGAATTCTTGACTATAAGGCTACCCAGTACAAAATCCTGAAGCAACAGGTGGACGGTACATTTTCTTCTCAGGAGATAACGCACCTGAAGGACTATAGCCATCTGCCGATGTCATTCAAGCATGTTCAAACGTTGGCAGCACTGAACGCACTGATCGCCCATCCCGGTATCAAGGCCATATTTGAAAATGGCCAGTTGCATCATGTGTTGACAAAAAGCCTTCCGATGGTCAACCAACCGCAAGTTGCGGCCGTCGGTGAAACCGGCGGTGGGACGACCGTGGCAGTGATCGACGACGGCATCGACTATACCAATGCCGCATTTGGTTCTTGTACCGCACCAGGAATTCCAGCCGCATGCCATGTTATTGCCTCTGTCCTGTTCGGGACTGGAACAACCGACACCAGCCACGGAACCAACGTTTCAGCAATTGTGCTGGGGATGGCGCCGACTACCCGGATTGCGATGCTCAATGCATTTTCAGGCACAACGGCCTATTTCTCAGACGTCATATCGGCCATCAACTGGACTATCGCCAACCAGTCTGCCTATAACATTGCGGCAATCAATATGAGCCTGGGCGATGGCTCCAAGAATACGGCCCCATGCAGCAACGCTCGCACCAACCCTTTTGTGACGCCGGTGAACAGTGCGATGAGCGCGGGTATCACGGTCGTCGCCTCCAGCGGCAATGATGCTTATACGAATGCGATAGGAAGTCCGGCATGTACGCCGGGGATCATCTCGGTCGGTGCCGTCTATGATGCCAATTATGGCGGGCTCACCTGGGGCGCCAATCTCTGCACCGATTTATCGACGGCTGCAGATCTGGTTACGTGCTTTTCCGATAGTGCGAGCTTTCTGACCATGCTTGCACCGGGAGCGATAATTACTGCAGCAGGCATTACCATGGCCGGGACATCGCAGGCCAGCCCGCATGTGGCGGGTGCCGTTGCCGTGCTGCGATCGGCGTTTCCTGCGGAGACTCTGAGCCAGACTCAGGCACGCCTGATCAACGGCGGGGTTCAGGTTACCGACCCGCGCAACGGTCTGGTCAAACCGCGTCTGAATTTACTGGAGTCGGCAAGACCGGCGGACGACATGTTCGCCAATCGTTTTTTATTGAGTGGCGGCTCGGGCAGTACAAGCGGGACTAGTTTGCTCGCCACCAAAGAAGCCAGGGAGCGCAATCATGCCGGGAATAGTGGCGGTGCTTCGGTCTGGTGGAAATGGATTGCACCATCCTCCGGTCAGGTAAGCCTGAATACGCATGGGAGCGGGTTTGACACATTGTTGGCGGTTTACACCGGTGCGAGCGTCAGTGCATTGACGCCAATCGCCGCGAATGATAATGACGGTACGGCAGGGGGAACCAGCGGCCTGTTGTTTGAGGCTATCGCAGGTCAGGAATATGAAATCGCAGTCGATGGCTTCAATGGTGCAGCAGGGAGCGTTGTGCTTAACTGGAGCTTGAATACGACAGCAACGGCGGCTATGTCGGTGAACATCACGGGCCCAACCAACGCTTCATCCGGAAACGCGATCCCCTATACGGTAACCGTGACTAACGCGGGACCGCAAACTGCCACGAACGTCGTTGTTACCATAACGCTTCCAGCCGGGGCAAATTTTGTCTCGGGACCGGCCGGGTGTTCAGCCAATATCTCCACCATCACCTGTATGCCGGGCAATATCGCGAATGGAGCAAATATTTCGCTGCTGATTCAGATAATGTTGAGCAATGGCGTTGCCATGGAATCGATATCCGCCAACGTCTCTTCCGATCTGCCGAACCCTGCACCAGCGGGCAGCACCACGAACATTCAGGTTGCAGTCAGTGGTAACAATGACAACGATGTACCTGCCTTGCCCTGGTGGGGGCAGTTGATACTGGCAACAATATTAGGCGGCATTGCAATCACAACAAGAAAAAGAACCTGA
- the epsL gene encoding XrtB/PEP-CTERM-associated polysaccharide biosynthesis outer membrane protein EpsL has translation MTNIASRGMGLVVLLISIPVSADQFDTLSYVVSAGMVYDNNVFRLPSWLDPQSVIGKSTTSDRIQFESIGINFDKKYSNQDVQFKANVTKNNFSTFSFLNYFNTEYSGAWNWNLGERLSGALSDDRTQTLNSFTDIHTYTRNLTTVDTRHLDADWWAESNWHVLLGATDSISTSSQSVINNQSSIAKTAEWGLKYALADGNSMSLFSRNIRGQFINGIPDYVLLADTAYSESQTELRFNWVPSGKSVLSGNLMNINHQYPTFYQRDFSGTQGGVNYLWSISDKTTMNISINRSINTWLDAASSYFINDSASITPVWQIGAKTNMHLSLMRGKANYLAPIESNKTVRHDINRSEEFGLDWSPQRSVKLTATLQNSSRSTNYATYEYADKSANLMLQITF, from the coding sequence ATGACAAATATTGCAAGCCGTGGAATGGGCTTGGTGGTTTTGCTGATAAGCATTCCGGTATCTGCAGACCAATTCGATACGCTCAGCTATGTAGTGTCGGCAGGGATGGTTTACGACAACAATGTCTTTCGGCTGCCTTCCTGGCTTGATCCGCAAAGTGTGATCGGGAAATCCACCACATCGGATCGAATTCAATTTGAATCGATAGGCATCAACTTTGACAAAAAATATTCCAATCAGGATGTGCAGTTTAAAGCGAACGTGACGAAAAATAATTTCAGCACATTCTCATTTCTCAACTACTTCAATACGGAATATAGCGGTGCATGGAACTGGAATCTCGGGGAAAGGTTGAGTGGAGCGTTGAGCGATGACCGTACACAGACATTAAATAGCTTTACGGATATCCATACTTACACACGAAACCTCACCACGGTAGATACGCGTCATCTGGACGCAGACTGGTGGGCTGAAAGCAACTGGCATGTTTTGTTGGGTGCAACGGATAGCATATCGACAAGTAGCCAGTCGGTGATCAATAACCAAAGTTCCATTGCAAAGACAGCGGAATGGGGGCTTAAATATGCACTTGCAGATGGCAACTCGATGTCGCTTTTTTCGCGAAATATACGTGGACAATTTATCAATGGGATTCCCGATTACGTCCTGTTGGCAGATACTGCATATAGCGAATCTCAGACAGAGCTAAGGTTCAACTGGGTGCCCAGCGGGAAATCAGTCCTGAGCGGCAATCTGATGAACATCAACCACCAATACCCGACATTTTACCAACGTGACTTTAGCGGGACGCAAGGGGGGGTGAACTATCTCTGGAGCATCAGCGACAAAACCACGATGAACATATCGATAAACAGGTCCATCAATACCTGGCTTGATGCGGCTAGCAGCTACTTTATCAATGACTCGGCTTCCATCACGCCAGTCTGGCAAATCGGCGCCAAGACAAACATGCACCTGTCGCTAATGCGTGGCAAAGCAAACTATCTGGCGCCGATAGAATCTAACAAAACTGTCAGGCACGATATCAACCGATCGGAGGAGTTCGGGCTGGATTGGTCTCCACAGCGATCGGTGAAACTAACGGCAACGTTGCAAAATTCGAGTCGCTCCACGAACTATGCAACGTATGAATATGCCGACAAAAGTGCGAACCTGATGTTGCAAATCACTTTCTGA
- a CDS encoding EpsD family peptidyl-prolyl cis-trans isomerase, producing the protein MEYLSYNLAANGRQGLSLVALLLIATAFAGCGEKGNSTQVAAKINSDEITVTQVNAALANVPATPGKTPDQAKQEVLNNLIVQNLADQQAVKMKLDRTPAVMQAIENAKNTILARAYMDPIISGIPKPTQVDVHKFYTDHPELFSNRHIYSIKELEMEAKPDLAASIRDMAGKDESLESIAAWLKSKNIASSVQTGVKPAEQLPLDMLPRFEKLGAGKLMVIELSKTISVVQVLNAKAEPVEESVATPVILDYLMNSKKSEALDNEIKSLKAGAKIEYFGEFKPGSNSTTEVKTTATESSGKTPAQSSTPDISKGIASLK; encoded by the coding sequence ATGGAATATCTTTCATACAATTTGGCAGCAAATGGCCGCCAAGGATTATCTCTAGTTGCATTATTACTAATTGCAACTGCTTTTGCCGGATGTGGGGAAAAAGGAAACTCCACACAAGTGGCTGCAAAAATCAATTCCGATGAAATAACGGTAACTCAGGTAAATGCGGCATTGGCAAATGTACCTGCCACGCCCGGTAAAACACCCGATCAGGCAAAGCAGGAAGTGTTGAACAACTTGATTGTGCAAAACCTTGCCGATCAGCAAGCCGTCAAAATGAAACTTGACCGCACTCCCGCAGTCATGCAGGCAATTGAAAATGCCAAGAACACCATCCTTGCTCGCGCCTATATGGATCCGATTATTTCAGGGATACCCAAGCCGACTCAAGTGGATGTGCATAAATTCTATACCGATCACCCCGAATTATTCTCTAACAGGCATATCTACTCCATAAAAGAACTTGAAATGGAAGCCAAGCCTGACCTGGCTGCATCAATACGCGATATGGCTGGTAAAGACGAAAGTCTGGAGTCGATAGCAGCCTGGCTAAAGAGCAAGAATATTGCTTCGTCTGTCCAGACAGGCGTCAAGCCGGCAGAGCAATTGCCTTTGGATATGCTGCCCAGATTCGAAAAATTGGGTGCAGGCAAATTAATGGTGATCGAACTAAGCAAAACGATCAGCGTGGTGCAAGTTCTCAATGCCAAAGCGGAGCCTGTCGAAGAAAGTGTAGCGACACCGGTTATTCTGGATTACTTGATGAACAGCAAAAAATCTGAAGCGCTTGATAATGAGATCAAGTCGCTCAAGGCCGGAGCCAAAATAGAATACTTTGGTGAGTTTAAGCCGGGTTCAAATTCAACTACTGAGGTAAAGACAACTGCAACTGAATCATCTGGCAAGACGCCAGCGCAATCGTCTACTCCAGATATTTCAAAAGGCATAGCAAGTCTCAAATAA
- the epsE gene encoding polysaccharide export protein EpsE: MLGKGIIRLLLLLLLVMNGVSGQAAEGNNDYRLGAGDTMHIVVFQNPDLTTEVRVSESGEISYPLLGSVELGGMTITAAEKKIASLLKDGKFVQQPQVNIVLTQVRGNQVSVLGQVNRPGRYPLETFTIHVSDILAVAGGATGTGSDNVILTGTRNGKLFRKEIDIPSLFLDDKRSDDVLVEGGDIIYVHRAPMYYIYGEVQRPGSYRVERNMTLMQALAQGGGPTLRGTQRNIKIFRRGGSGKLDEISLDLTAPVNNDDVLYVRESLF, translated from the coding sequence ATGCTTGGCAAAGGAATAATACGTCTGCTTTTGTTACTGCTTCTGGTCATGAATGGAGTGAGCGGGCAGGCTGCCGAGGGTAATAACGATTATCGTCTGGGTGCCGGAGATACGATGCACATAGTAGTTTTCCAGAACCCGGATTTGACGACTGAAGTGCGGGTTTCGGAAAGCGGCGAAATCTCCTACCCATTGCTGGGTTCGGTCGAGTTGGGCGGAATGACGATAACCGCAGCTGAGAAAAAAATAGCCAGCTTGCTCAAGGATGGAAAATTCGTCCAGCAACCCCAAGTCAACATCGTGCTGACGCAGGTCCGTGGCAATCAGGTATCGGTGCTGGGACAGGTGAACAGGCCGGGTCGCTATCCGCTGGAAACATTCACAATTCATGTTTCCGACATACTGGCTGTGGCAGGAGGTGCAACAGGAACGGGTTCGGACAACGTTATTTTGACCGGCACCCGCAACGGCAAACTATTCCGCAAGGAAATCGATATTCCCAGCTTGTTTCTGGACGACAAGCGCAGTGACGATGTGCTGGTGGAAGGCGGTGACATCATCTACGTGCATCGTGCCCCGATGTATTACATCTACGGTGAAGTTCAGCGACCGGGTTCATACCGCGTGGAACGCAATATGACCCTGATGCAGGCGCTTGCCCAGGGTGGTGGCCCGACGCTGCGCGGTACGCAGAGGAACATCAAAATATTCCGGCGTGGCGGGAGTGGCAAGCTGGATGAAATCTCCCTGGATCTGACTGCGCCGGTCAATAACGACGATGTTCTCTATGTACGCGAAAGCCTTTTTTAA
- the epsF gene encoding chain length determinant protein EpsF has product MNIHQFLIILLARYKIALYVLLATVTVAFAVTLLMPDKYVASTSVLLDVKTPDPLVGMAMAGMAMPSYMATQTDIITSERVAQGAVKLLKLDESPQVREQWRKATQGKGQLVTWLGSLLSKKLEVKPSRDSNVIDISFSSDDPAFAAVAANAFAQAYINTNLELKVEPARQYAQWFQVKVATLRSELENAQSRLSAYQKQTGLVSTDIRMQNVESTKIAELSGQLVVSEGQTADTESKKKHAGTGDTLADVMQNPVILSLKSELIKQEGKLQEASLNLGQNNPQYQAMESQIASLKQKMAEETKKILDSINTANSVNMQKRSELKAAIESHKQQVMEDSGQRDQIAVLERDVESAQKAYDTVVQRYTESNLQSQSNQTNITVLTPASEPLARSSPSMFKNLLIAVFMGTLLGVGGAFVAEMLDQRVRTGESLGSATGVPVLVQFKKDSKPLGIRGWMKKMAGAVKIRPRFRKAVTVV; this is encoded by the coding sequence ATGAACATTCACCAGTTTCTTATCATTCTTCTGGCACGTTACAAGATTGCACTTTATGTGTTGCTTGCTACTGTAACTGTCGCTTTTGCAGTAACCCTACTGATGCCGGATAAATACGTCGCGTCTACTTCAGTACTGCTGGATGTCAAAACGCCTGATCCGCTGGTTGGCATGGCAATGGCAGGCATGGCCATGCCAAGCTACATGGCTACCCAGACCGATATCATAACCAGCGAGAGAGTTGCGCAAGGCGCGGTCAAACTGCTCAAACTCGACGAAAGCCCGCAGGTCAGAGAACAGTGGCGCAAGGCAACACAAGGAAAGGGTCAACTGGTCACGTGGTTGGGGAGCCTGCTATCCAAGAAGCTCGAAGTCAAACCTTCCCGCGACAGCAATGTGATCGACATTTCCTTCTCGTCGGACGATCCGGCTTTTGCCGCAGTGGCAGCCAATGCCTTTGCCCAAGCCTACATCAACACCAACCTCGAGTTGAAAGTTGAACCGGCCCGGCAATATGCACAGTGGTTCCAGGTGAAAGTCGCGACCTTGCGTTCGGAACTGGAAAATGCCCAGTCGAGACTGTCGGCATATCAAAAACAAACTGGATTGGTATCGACCGACATCAGAATGCAAAATGTGGAAAGTACCAAGATCGCCGAACTTTCAGGCCAGTTGGTTGTGTCCGAGGGCCAAACAGCGGATACCGAAAGCAAGAAAAAGCATGCAGGCACCGGCGACACCTTGGCCGATGTCATGCAAAACCCGGTCATCCTGAGTCTCAAATCGGAACTGATCAAGCAAGAAGGAAAGTTGCAGGAAGCAAGTCTCAACCTCGGTCAAAACAATCCCCAATATCAGGCGATGGAAAGCCAAATCGCATCGCTCAAGCAGAAGATGGCAGAAGAAACCAAGAAAATTCTTGACAGCATTAACACCGCGAACAGCGTCAACATGCAAAAGCGGTCCGAATTGAAGGCCGCCATAGAGTCTCACAAGCAACAAGTCATGGAAGACAGCGGGCAGCGTGACCAGATTGCCGTGCTGGAAAGAGATGTGGAGTCGGCACAGAAAGCCTATGACACTGTGGTGCAGCGATATACGGAAAGCAATCTACAAAGCCAATCCAACCAGACCAACATTACGGTACTTACGCCGGCTTCGGAGCCCCTCGCGCGTTCTTCCCCTAGCATGTTCAAGAATCTGTTAATCGCAGTATTCATGGGGACATTGTTGGGAGTGGGCGGGGCATTTGTTGCTGAAATGCTGGATCAACGCGTTAGAACAGGCGAATCGCTGGGGTCTGCGACAGGCGTACCCGTACTGGTTCAGTTCAAAAAGGATTCGAAACCACTCGGTATCAGGGGGTGGATGAAAAAAATGGCCGGTGCGGTGAAGATAAGGCCGCGGTTTCGCAAGGCCGTAACGGTAGTTTAA
- the epsG gene encoding chain length determinant protein tyrosine kinase EpsG has protein sequence MNDLNMQMKSELKSERSIGAILIDSGKLSINDAEQILHLQKSENLRFGDAGIKLGLLSEVDIQRALAHQYDYPYLLKGDGAVSETLVAAYNPFCHQVESLRTLRSQLMLRRFTGQPNRKMLSVVSPGRGEGRSYLAANLAVVFSQLGERTLLIDADMRNPCQHDLFKLENRRGFSSVLAGRDDLQAVQRVNNFVDLSVLTSGATPPNPQELLGRSALTHLLHSLNEAFDVILIDTPAATEFADAHMLAARAGAAMVVARKNFTQLELVRQQTENMAQSGIEVVGSVLSEF, from the coding sequence ATGAACGACTTAAACATGCAGATGAAATCAGAATTGAAATCCGAACGGTCGATTGGAGCGATCCTGATCGATTCCGGAAAGCTTTCCATCAACGATGCGGAGCAAATACTGCATTTGCAAAAATCGGAAAATCTACGCTTCGGTGATGCCGGAATAAAATTGGGACTGTTGTCTGAAGTGGATATCCAGCGTGCACTTGCGCATCAGTACGACTATCCCTATTTGCTTAAAGGCGACGGAGCCGTCTCCGAGACGCTCGTGGCTGCCTACAATCCTTTCTGCCACCAAGTCGAGTCGTTGCGCACCTTGCGCAGCCAGCTCATGCTCAGACGGTTTACCGGTCAGCCCAATCGAAAAATGCTGTCTGTCGTCAGTCCGGGCCGGGGTGAAGGGCGCAGCTATCTTGCAGCCAATCTGGCGGTGGTATTTTCCCAATTGGGCGAGCGCACCCTGTTGATCGATGCCGATATGCGCAACCCCTGCCAGCACGATCTGTTCAAACTGGAAAATCGTCGGGGATTCTCATCAGTGCTTGCAGGCCGGGATGATTTGCAGGCCGTGCAACGAGTCAACAATTTTGTCGATCTTTCCGTATTGACTTCCGGCGCAACGCCCCCGAATCCGCAGGAACTTCTGGGACGGTCTGCCTTGACACACTTGCTGCACAGCCTTAATGAAGCGTTTGATGTGATTCTGATTGATACGCCGGCCGCAACGGAATTTGCAGACGCTCATATGCTTGCCGCCAGAGCCGGTGCTGCGATGGTTGTGGCTCGCAAGAATTTTACACAGCTCGAACTGGTGCGCCAACAGACGGAAAACATGGCTCAGTCAGGCATAGAAGTGGTCGGCTCTGTGTTGAGCGAGTTTTAA
- the xrtB gene encoding exosortase B, which produces MTTLSKPMPDVMWKSSWPILLGLCVLYLPTIYTFAKTVWQSEDQAHAPIILMAVTFIFWQKRDYLIGETQQKLNPVIGWMMLLFGLLLYVIGRTQGVRLFEIGSLVPVLIGSLLITRGTATIKKLWFPLLYLLFVIPLPGALVDALTGPLKQQISELVEMLLYWAGYPIARSGVTLSIGPYQLLVADACSGLNSMFSLSAMGLLYLYIMRYRSWVRNGVMIASLLPIAFFANTLRVIILVLITYHFGDEVGQGFIHKFAGVLLFFASLVLLFLLDVFLGWILPKYTKAESR; this is translated from the coding sequence GTGACAACGCTCTCCAAACCAATGCCGGATGTAATGTGGAAATCTTCATGGCCGATTTTGCTCGGGCTGTGCGTCCTGTACTTACCCACTATATATACCTTTGCAAAGACCGTCTGGCAAAGCGAGGATCAGGCTCACGCTCCGATAATCCTGATGGCAGTGACTTTCATTTTTTGGCAAAAACGCGATTACCTGATAGGAGAAACACAACAGAAGCTGAATCCGGTTATCGGGTGGATGATGTTGCTATTCGGGCTGCTGCTGTACGTGATCGGACGCACGCAGGGAGTGAGGCTATTCGAAATTGGTTCGCTGGTGCCGGTATTGATCGGAAGCCTGTTGATTACGCGGGGCACCGCGACTATCAAGAAGCTTTGGTTTCCGCTGCTATATTTGCTGTTCGTAATCCCGTTGCCTGGCGCATTGGTGGACGCACTTACAGGACCACTCAAGCAACAAATTTCCGAGTTGGTCGAGATGCTTCTTTATTGGGCGGGCTACCCGATTGCCCGCAGCGGGGTAACGCTTTCCATCGGCCCTTACCAGTTGCTGGTGGCAGACGCTTGCTCCGGCCTGAATTCCATGTTTTCACTTTCGGCCATGGGTCTTCTTTATCTTTACATCATGCGCTACCGCAGTTGGGTACGAAATGGCGTGATGATTGCCAGTCTTCTGCCTATTGCATTTTTCGCCAATACATTGCGAGTGATTATCCTGGTGTTGATCACCTATCACTTTGGCGATGAAGTCGGACAGGGGTTCATTCACAAATTTGCAGGGGTGCTGTTGTTTTTCGCCTCTTTGGTTCTTCTATTTTTACTCGACGTCTTTCTCGGCTGGATATTGCCGAAATACACAAAAGCTGAATCGAGATGA